A stretch of Spirosoma oryzicola DNA encodes these proteins:
- a CDS encoding SMP-30/gluconolactonase/LRE family protein, whose amino-acid sequence MKSFILTCLIVMALGQSLAQPTPYPTIGQIVRLDPRLDKLLPKDARIEVLASGFMWTEGPVWVRNGKAAGGNFLLFSDVPQNTIYKWTEKEGVTPFLKPSGYTGLGVYGDEPGSNGLTVDANGRLIACEHGDRRVTAMPLDGVGGKRTLADNYNGKRFNSPNDVVAHSNGSYYFTDPPYGMPKKENDPSREINEFGVYRIGQQGVVSMVVSDLTRPNGIALSPDEKTLYVAQSDPERPVIMAYPLQADGSVGKGRVVFGADGLKKQGLSGGFDGMKVDRDGNIWTTRPGGVLVLSPAGEFLGHIKIGGATANCAWGDDGSTLYITADMYLCRVKTSAKGW is encoded by the coding sequence ATGAAATCATTCATACTGACTTGTTTGATAGTAATGGCGCTTGGTCAGAGCCTGGCGCAGCCAACTCCTTACCCGACTATCGGGCAGATTGTACGGCTCGACCCTCGACTTGATAAACTGCTACCAAAAGATGCCCGGATTGAAGTACTGGCCAGCGGCTTTATGTGGACGGAAGGACCCGTCTGGGTAAGAAATGGAAAGGCTGCCGGTGGTAATTTTTTGTTATTTTCCGATGTACCGCAGAATACGATTTATAAATGGACCGAAAAAGAAGGGGTCACACCCTTTCTAAAACCATCGGGCTATACAGGTTTAGGCGTTTACGGCGATGAACCTGGTTCCAATGGACTAACCGTTGATGCGAACGGGCGGCTCATCGCCTGTGAACACGGTGACCGGCGCGTAACGGCCATGCCACTGGATGGAGTCGGCGGGAAGCGTACCCTGGCTGACAATTATAATGGCAAACGCTTCAACAGCCCTAATGATGTCGTCGCGCATTCGAACGGGAGTTATTATTTCACCGATCCGCCGTACGGAATGCCTAAAAAAGAAAACGATCCCAGTCGCGAAATAAACGAGTTTGGCGTGTACCGGATTGGTCAGCAGGGAGTGGTGTCGATGGTCGTTAGTGATCTGACCCGGCCCAACGGTATTGCGTTGTCGCCGGATGAAAAAACGCTATATGTAGCTCAGTCAGATCCAGAACGGCCCGTTATTATGGCTTACCCCCTGCAAGCCGATGGCTCCGTTGGTAAGGGGCGGGTTGTGTTTGGTGCTGACGGGTTAAAAAAGCAAGGGTTGTCGGGCGGTTTCGACGGAATGAAAGTGGACCGCGACGGAAATATCTGGACTACCAGGCCGGGTGGCGTATTGGTTCTTTCTCCTGCGGGTGAGTTTCTGGGGCATATCAAAATTGGTGGTGCCACGGCCAACTGTGCCTGGGGTGACGATGGTTCAACGCTCTATATAACAGCGGATATGTACCTCTGCCGAGTAAAAACGTCCGCCAAAGGATGGTAA